A window of the Streptomyces sp. NBC_00454 genome harbors these coding sequences:
- a CDS encoding universal stress protein gives MKNHVTVGVDGSPESRAAARWAAHEAVLRQVPLRLVHAVDWPLDPMFPGLGRQDVDRWADQALAEAATELHGRHPHLEITTRCLTARPAAALAAEAADAGLLVLGSRGLGGLVGFVVGSVAMSTVVATDTPVVLVRVTDDPDGPGTGSGAEIVVGVDIHEACDRVLTFAFEEAARRDCPLRAVHGWKMPAAYSYVPFFDPDNERDIGRSVTHMVDDMLLPWQRKFPDVNVSHNVFMGSAGEHLVRASQGAGLVVVGRHLRRSALGAHLGSVAHAVLHHAAAPVAVIAHD, from the coding sequence ATGAAGAACCACGTGACCGTCGGAGTCGACGGCTCCCCTGAGAGCCGGGCAGCAGCACGCTGGGCCGCGCACGAGGCCGTCCTGCGGCAGGTGCCGCTCCGCCTCGTGCACGCCGTCGACTGGCCCCTGGACCCGATGTTCCCCGGACTGGGCCGCCAGGACGTGGACCGCTGGGCGGACCAGGCTCTGGCCGAGGCCGCGACGGAGCTGCACGGGCGCCACCCGCACCTGGAGATCACGACCCGCTGCCTGACGGCACGGCCGGCAGCCGCTCTCGCGGCCGAGGCCGCCGACGCCGGCCTGCTGGTCCTGGGATCGCGCGGTCTGGGCGGCCTGGTCGGTTTCGTCGTCGGCTCGGTGGCGATGTCCACCGTGGTCGCGACCGACACCCCGGTCGTCCTCGTTCGCGTCACCGACGACCCCGACGGCCCGGGCACCGGCTCCGGCGCTGAGATCGTCGTGGGTGTCGACATCCATGAAGCGTGCGACCGGGTACTCACCTTCGCCTTCGAGGAGGCGGCCCGGCGCGACTGCCCGCTGCGGGCCGTGCACGGCTGGAAGATGCCGGCCGCCTACAGTTACGTCCCCTTCTTCGACCCGGACAACGAACGGGACATCGGCAGGAGCGTCACACACATGGTGGACGACATGCTGCTGCCCTGGCAGCGCAAGTTCCCCGACGTGAATGTCAGCCACAACGTGTTCATGGGATCCGCGGGCGAGCATCTCGTTCGGGCCTCGCAAGGAGCGGGACTCGTCGTCGTGGGGCGCCATCTTCGCCGCTCCGCCCTCGGGGCGCACCTGGGCTCGGTCGCCCACGCGGTCCTGCACCACGCAGCAGCCCCCGTAGCCGTCATCGCCCACGACTGA
- a CDS encoding CBS domain-containing protein, whose protein sequence is MKHLKVANLMTDEVVSVAPGTGFKDVAKLLAQYDISGVPVLDDEDRVVGVVSQTDLLAHTVSGSHPSEQSPPAPGPPTAGEVMSAPAVTVHAEETVADAARLMTRRGIERLPVVDVEDRLVGIVTRRDLLRLFLRPDSEMRRRITDEVLTEVLGVPAGDVDVHVVDGIVTLEGRVERRSQLPALLGLVEQLDGVVAVASRITARTDDTAGMHADRARHAMPW, encoded by the coding sequence ATGAAACATCTCAAGGTGGCGAACCTGATGACCGACGAGGTCGTGTCCGTGGCCCCGGGCACCGGTTTCAAGGACGTCGCGAAGCTCCTCGCCCAGTACGACATCTCGGGAGTCCCTGTCCTGGACGACGAGGACCGCGTGGTGGGCGTCGTCTCGCAGACCGACCTGCTGGCCCACACGGTGTCGGGCTCCCATCCCTCTGAGCAGAGCCCCCCGGCGCCTGGTCCGCCCACCGCGGGCGAGGTCATGTCCGCGCCGGCGGTCACCGTTCACGCCGAAGAGACAGTGGCTGACGCCGCCCGGCTGATGACCCGTCGCGGCATCGAACGCCTCCCCGTCGTGGACGTGGAGGACCGGCTCGTCGGCATCGTCACCCGCCGGGACCTGCTCCGCCTGTTCCTGCGCCCGGACTCCGAGATGCGCCGGCGTATCACCGACGAGGTCCTCACGGAGGTGCTCGGTGTGCCGGCCGGTGACGTCGACGTCCATGTGGTCGACGGCATCGTCACTTTGGAGGGCCGTGTCGAGCGTAGGAGTCAGCTCCCTGCGCTTCTCGGCCTCGTCGAACAACTCGACGGGGTCGTCGCCGTGGCATCACGCATCACCGCCCGAACCGACGACACGGCAGGCATGCACGCGGACCGTGCCCGGCACGCCATGCCGTGGTGA